The Brenneria rubrifaciens genome has a window encoding:
- a CDS encoding FdhF/YdeP family oxidoreductase has protein sequence MNFKPSIKPYRNAAGGWGSLEATARFVLDSRQALKNIKNLLRVNKSKGFDCPGCAWGDDNSSTFSFCENGAKAVSWEATSKAVGLDFFAAHSVATLRRQSDYFLEYQGRLTHPMRYDRASDRYVPISWDDAFSLIAAHVTNMAHTDRLELYTSGRASNEASYLYQLFGRMLGTNNFPDCSNMCHEASGTGLKQSIGVGKGTIRLDDFEYADAIFVFGQNPGTNHPRMLHSLSHAANRGAHIVSFNTLRERGLERFSNPQNPLQLLTPLSGAISETYLQPNLGGDMAAVRGMVKALLETHRLRLAAGEPGLFDQSFLFAHTRQVDDYLAVVDATSWRKIERQSGLSETQLRYVAAIYQQSPRVICTWAMGVTQHKHSVATVREIVNLQLLFGQLGRPGAGLCPVRGHSNVQGNRTMGIDEKPSAAFLDRLASHFDFTPPYAPGHNTVEALEAMLRGEVSVLIALGGNLAAAAPDTARTEQALSRCDLTVHISTKLNRSHLVTGRVDALILPALGRTDLDMQASGPQFITVEDSFSMVHASQGVGQPLSPLQQSETAIVAGIAHAILGNEKLDWLALADDYALIRDHIAATIPGFEHFNADCDLPGGFFLGNAAAELRFNTASGKAQFSLAPLPDSLFPQLADQAAPFTLQTLRSHDQYNTTIYGLDDRYRGVYGQREVLFIHPDDIAALGLEEGERVDIETLWNDGITRKVSGFKLVGYNIPRGNLAAYYPETNPLVPLSSFGDETHTPTSKSVPVRICRSEPAEPSLRIA, from the coding sequence ATGAATTTCAAACCATCCATTAAGCCATATCGCAATGCTGCTGGGGGCTGGGGTTCTCTGGAGGCCACCGCGCGATTTGTTCTGGACAGCAGACAAGCGCTGAAAAATATTAAAAACTTGTTACGCGTCAATAAATCAAAAGGATTTGATTGTCCGGGTTGCGCCTGGGGCGATGACAACAGCAGCACGTTCAGCTTCTGCGAGAACGGCGCGAAAGCCGTGAGCTGGGAAGCCACGAGCAAAGCGGTAGGCCTCGATTTCTTCGCCGCGCACAGCGTGGCAACCCTGCGTCGACAAAGTGATTATTTCCTCGAATATCAGGGGCGCTTGACGCACCCGATGCGCTATGACCGCGCCAGCGATCGCTATGTGCCCATCAGTTGGGATGACGCTTTTTCCCTGATTGCCGCTCATGTCACCAATATGGCGCATACTGACCGACTGGAGCTTTACACCTCCGGCCGCGCCAGTAACGAAGCATCTTATCTGTATCAGTTGTTTGGACGCATGTTGGGAACCAACAATTTCCCCGACTGCTCGAATATGTGTCATGAAGCCAGCGGCACCGGGCTGAAGCAGAGCATTGGCGTCGGTAAAGGCACCATTCGTCTGGACGATTTTGAGTATGCCGACGCGATTTTCGTTTTCGGCCAGAATCCCGGCACCAATCATCCCCGAATGCTGCACAGCCTGAGCCACGCAGCCAATCGCGGCGCACATATTGTTTCGTTCAACACGCTGCGTGAGCGCGGTCTGGAACGCTTTTCCAATCCGCAAAACCCGCTGCAACTCCTGACGCCGCTCTCCGGCGCCATCAGCGAAACCTATCTGCAACCCAATCTGGGCGGGGATATGGCCGCCGTCCGCGGCATGGTGAAAGCCTTACTGGAAACGCACCGCCTGCGTCTTGCCGCCGGGGAGCCGGGTCTGTTCGATCAGTCGTTCCTGTTCGCGCACACCCGGCAGGTTGACGACTATCTGGCTGTGGTGGATGCCACCAGTTGGCGGAAGATCGAGCGGCAATCAGGATTAAGCGAAACCCAGTTGCGTTATGTGGCAGCCATTTATCAGCAATCGCCCCGCGTCATTTGTACCTGGGCGATGGGCGTGACGCAGCATAAACACTCCGTCGCCACCGTCCGGGAAATCGTCAATTTGCAACTGTTGTTCGGTCAGTTAGGCAGACCAGGGGCCGGGCTATGCCCGGTTCGCGGACACAGTAATGTGCAAGGCAACCGCACCATGGGCATTGATGAAAAGCCTTCCGCCGCGTTTCTGGATCGGCTGGCGTCGCATTTTGATTTCACTCCGCCCTATGCGCCGGGACATAACACCGTCGAAGCGCTGGAAGCGATGCTGCGCGGCGAGGTGAGCGTATTGATCGCGCTGGGGGGAAATCTCGCCGCCGCCGCCCCCGACACCGCGCGTACCGAACAGGCGCTCAGCCGTTGCGATCTGACGGTTCATATCAGTACCAAGCTGAATCGCAGCCACTTGGTTACCGGTCGGGTTGACGCACTGATTCTGCCGGCGCTGGGACGCACCGACCTCGATATGCAGGCTAGCGGGCCACAATTTATTACCGTCGAAGATTCATTCAGCATGGTGCACGCCTCTCAGGGAGTCGGTCAGCCGTTGTCCCCTTTGCAACAATCTGAAACCGCGATTGTTGCGGGGATCGCCCATGCCATATTGGGGAATGAAAAACTGGACTGGTTGGCGCTGGCGGACGACTACGCGCTTATCCGCGATCATATCGCCGCGACCATCCCCGGCTTCGAGCACTTTAACGCCGACTGTGATTTGCCCGGCGGATTTTTTCTGGGCAATGCCGCCGCCGAGCTGCGCTTTAACACCGCCAGCGGCAAAGCGCAGTTCAGCCTCGCGCCGCTGCCCGACTCGCTGTTTCCCCAGTTGGCTGATCAAGCGGCGCCCTTTACCCTGCAAACGTTACGCTCCCACGATCAATACAACACCACGATTTATGGTTTGGATGATCGCTATCGTGGCGTATACGGCCAGCGGGAAGTGTTGTTCATCCATCCTGACGATATCGCGGCGCTGGGGCTGGAAGAGGGCGAGCGGGTGGATATCGAAACCCTGTGGAACGATGGCATCACCCGAAAAGTGAGCGGTTTCAAGCTGGTCGGCTACAACATTCCGCGCGGCAACCTGGCGGCCTACTACCCGGAAACCAACCCGCTGGTGCCGTTATCCAGCTTTGGCGACGAAACTCATACGCCAACCTCAAAATCCGTACCGGTGAGAATATGCCGTAGCGAGCCGGCCGAACCATCACTGCGTATCGCGTGA
- a CDS encoding PTS transporter subunit EIIC — MKDFGTKIHAFGKALMMPISVIAAAGIFLGLAAAMQNPAVTGDAFADMKIPQLVIGFIRQIAGALFANLPLFFAVASAIGLANAEKPTAAFAAVIGFISMHVGVRATLAAQNLTPVTTAVDALTAAGMDHTAALMYAAEFTQTLGIFTYNMSVLGGVIAGVVTALLHNRFYTIELPTAISFFGGRRFVPIITVLFLPLVGLGLALIWPVIGKGIIAWVGELIGQSGQYGAFLYGFSERILIPTGLHHILNETVRFTPIGGVASVDGQTIVGALNIFNVSLTHPGAMSDDIIREATQFLAQGKVPIMMFGLPGAALAMYHCARPEHKKRVKALMWAGGLASFTTGITEPLEFCFIFVSPLLYLVHAALSGLSFMLMSMLHLMIGNIQGGAIDLVVFGILGGAKTQWWYAVLLGLIYLPVYYFTFRFIIRRMNVETPGREAEETAREVAPVSADERTKTIITGLGGESNIEEVDCCFTRLRVLVKDMNRVEDKTLMSTGANGIKRVNEHNIQVIYGPKVEKIANDVKTALGVTV; from the coding sequence ATGAAAGATTTTGGCACTAAAATTCATGCTTTCGGGAAAGCGTTAATGATGCCGATTTCGGTTATCGCCGCCGCCGGGATTTTTCTCGGTCTGGCGGCGGCGATGCAGAATCCGGCCGTGACCGGCGATGCTTTTGCCGATATGAAAATCCCTCAGTTGGTGATCGGTTTTATCCGCCAGATCGCCGGAGCGCTGTTTGCCAATCTGCCGCTATTTTTTGCTGTCGCCAGCGCGATCGGCCTGGCCAATGCGGAGAAACCCACTGCCGCGTTTGCTGCGGTGATTGGTTTTATCTCCATGCACGTCGGGGTCAGGGCCACGCTCGCCGCACAAAACCTGACGCCGGTGACCACCGCCGTTGATGCGCTGACCGCCGCGGGCATGGACCATACCGCTGCGCTGATGTATGCGGCGGAGTTTACGCAAACGTTGGGGATTTTTACCTATAACATGAGCGTGCTGGGCGGGGTGATCGCCGGGGTGGTAACGGCGCTGCTGCACAACCGCTTCTATACGATTGAATTGCCGACTGCCATCAGCTTTTTTGGCGGACGGCGGTTTGTGCCCATCATCACCGTACTTTTCCTGCCGCTGGTGGGACTGGGGTTAGCGCTCATCTGGCCGGTTATCGGCAAAGGGATAATAGCCTGGGTAGGTGAACTGATCGGCCAGAGCGGGCAGTACGGTGCGTTTTTATACGGGTTCTCCGAACGCATTCTAATCCCTACCGGGTTGCACCATATCCTCAATGAAACGGTGCGTTTTACGCCAATCGGCGGGGTGGCCAGCGTGGATGGACAAACCATCGTCGGCGCACTGAATATTTTCAATGTGTCATTAACCCATCCCGGCGCGATGAGTGACGACATCATCCGTGAAGCCACCCAATTCCTGGCTCAGGGCAAAGTCCCCATCATGATGTTTGGCCTGCCCGGTGCGGCGCTGGCGATGTATCACTGCGCCCGCCCGGAACACAAAAAACGGGTCAAGGCGCTGATGTGGGCTGGGGGGCTGGCCTCGTTCACCACAGGTATTACCGAGCCGCTAGAATTCTGCTTCATTTTTGTCTCACCCCTCCTTTATCTGGTTCACGCGGCGTTGAGCGGCCTGTCTTTTATGCTGATGTCCATGCTGCATCTGATGATCGGCAATATTCAGGGGGGCGCGATCGACCTGGTGGTGTTCGGCATACTGGGCGGAGCGAAAACGCAATGGTGGTATGCGGTGTTGCTGGGGCTGATTTATCTTCCGGTTTACTACTTTACCTTCAGATTCATTATCAGGCGGATGAATGTTGAAACGCCGGGGCGGGAAGCGGAAGAGACAGCGCGTGAAGTTGCGCCGGTCAGCGCGGATGAACGTACCAAAACCATCATTACCGGTCTGGGTGGCGAGAGCAATATTGAAGAGGTGGATTGCTGCTTCACCCGTCTGCGCGTGCTGGTGAAAGACATGAATCGGGTGGAGGATAAAACCTTAATGTCCACCGGGGCGAATGGCATTAAACGGGTTAACGAGCACAACATTCAGGTGATTTACGGTCCGAAAGTGGAAAAAATCGCCAACGATGTTAAAACCGCGCTTGGAGTGACGGTGTAA
- a CDS encoding 6-phospho-alpha-glucosidase: protein MTKRYSIVIVGGGSTWTPGLLKALCKRKATFPLQRLVMFDVNAQRQAVIGDFARLLFDEEYPELDFSYTTDVDEAFSGVDFVFCQMRTGGYEMREKDEKIPLSLGVIGQETCGPGGFAYGMRSIGDMIELVQRVRSRSPDAWILNYTNPAAIVADALRVKFPHDRRILNICDQPVNLLRSYARLLARDVNEFEPVYFGLNHFGWFTHLYDRQGIDLLPQLKEIISNQGFKPADAEQRDRSWLDTYAVVADMLHDFPDYLPNTYLQYYLYPEYKLSKLDPNFTRANEVMAGREKRVFETCRAAVKAGTTKDASVVHNDAHGDMIVEVAESIAYNQHRIFVVIVENNGLVNNLDDTAMVEVAATLGINGPRPYGVGNIPTFYKGMIEQQFAYERLTVEAWFEGSYGKALQALTLNRLVVDAKKARKVLDALIEANKGYWPALK, encoded by the coding sequence ATGACGAAAAGATACAGTATTGTAATTGTGGGGGGCGGTTCAACCTGGACGCCGGGACTGTTGAAAGCGCTGTGCAAACGTAAAGCGACCTTCCCTTTACAGCGGCTGGTGATGTTTGATGTTAATGCGCAGCGTCAGGCGGTGATCGGCGATTTTGCCCGACTGTTGTTTGACGAAGAGTATCCCGAACTGGATTTTTCCTACACCACGGATGTGGATGAAGCCTTTAGCGGGGTGGATTTTGTATTTTGCCAGATGCGTACCGGCGGCTATGAAATGCGTGAAAAGGATGAAAAAATCCCGCTGTCGCTGGGCGTTATCGGGCAGGAAACCTGCGGCCCCGGCGGTTTTGCCTACGGTATGCGCTCCATCGGCGATATGATCGAACTGGTGCAGCGGGTGCGTAGCCGTTCGCCGGATGCCTGGATTCTCAATTATACCAATCCGGCGGCGATTGTCGCCGATGCGCTACGGGTGAAATTTCCTCACGATCGGCGAATTCTCAATATCTGCGATCAGCCGGTCAATCTGCTGCGCTCTTACGCGCGTTTGCTGGCGCGGGATGTGAATGAATTCGAGCCGGTCTATTTTGGTCTGAATCATTTTGGCTGGTTTACCCATCTGTACGATCGTCAGGGTATTGATTTGCTGCCGCAGTTGAAAGAAATCATCAGCAATCAGGGATTCAAACCGGCGGATGCGGAGCAGCGCGATCGCTCATGGCTGGATACCTATGCGGTTGTGGCCGATATGCTGCACGATTTCCCGGACTATCTGCCCAATACCTATCTGCAATACTACCTTTATCCCGAATATAAGCTCAGCAAGCTGGACCCGAATTTCACCCGCGCCAACGAAGTGATGGCGGGACGCGAGAAGCGGGTGTTTGAAACCTGCCGCGCCGCGGTGAAAGCAGGTACGACCAAAGATGCCAGCGTGGTGCACAACGACGCGCATGGCGACATGATTGTCGAAGTGGCGGAGTCCATCGCCTATAACCAACACCGCATTTTCGTGGTGATCGTGGAAAATAACGGACTGGTCAACAATCTGGACGACACCGCGATGGTGGAAGTGGCGGCGACGTTGGGGATTAACGGGCCGCGGCCTTATGGCGTGGGGAATATTCCTACCTTCTATAAGGGGATGATTGAGCAGCAGTTTGCCTATGAACGGCTGACTGTCGAAGCCTGGTTCGAGGGGTCTTACGGCAAAGCTTTGCAGGCGCTGACGCTTAATCGTCTGGTGGTGGATGCCAAAAAAGCCCGCAAGGTGCTGGATGCGCTGATCGAGGCGAATAAGGGGTATTGGCCTGCGCTGAAATAA
- a CDS encoding GntR family transcriptional regulator has translation MIDKHSSIPFYLQIEQILSQQIRENVLTPGDPLPTEAEMCEQYQVSRMTARKAVDYLVRQGLVERFRGRGTFVAQPDTRIKVQLPLDQHLTSSEVASTVHRPIVNQLLHFSRQAASQDIARQLQLAENANIYYMARLRLIDGIPFVYEQSWMNSDLFPDLSEHHLSRSKYAYLKSKGYDAVGGHKQIFAELPTSEVREALGLARDEPVLRASVVAFFDDQVPFELSNVYYNQRHYTFTLDAPLRLLMG, from the coding sequence ATGATCGATAAGCACTCTTCGATCCCTTTCTATCTGCAAATCGAGCAAATTCTGAGCCAGCAGATTCGTGAAAATGTCCTAACGCCCGGCGATCCGTTGCCGACTGAGGCTGAAATGTGCGAGCAATATCAGGTTTCCCGCATGACCGCGCGTAAAGCGGTGGATTATTTGGTCCGGCAGGGGCTGGTTGAGCGTTTTCGCGGACGCGGCACCTTTGTCGCCCAACCGGATACGCGAATCAAAGTACAGCTCCCGCTCGATCAGCATCTGACATCCAGCGAGGTGGCCAGCACGGTCCATCGACCTATCGTTAACCAGTTACTGCATTTCTCCCGCCAGGCAGCCAGTCAAGATATCGCCCGCCAGCTACAATTGGCTGAAAACGCCAACATCTATTACATGGCGCGTTTGCGGCTGATTGACGGCATCCCTTTTGTCTACGAGCAATCCTGGATGAACAGCGACCTGTTTCCCGACCTCAGCGAGCACCATCTTAGCCGGTCAAAATACGCCTATCTTAAATCCAAGGGGTACGATGCGGTCGGCGGCCACAAGCAGATCTTTGCCGAATTGCCTACGTCAGAGGTTCGCGAGGCGCTGGGGCTGGCACGCGATGAACCGGTGCTGCGCGCCAGCGTCGTCGCGTTCTTTGACGATCAGGTTCCTTTTGAGCTATCGAACGTCTATTACAATCAACGTCACTATACTTTCACGCTGGATGCCCCGCTGCGCTTGCTGATGGGTTGA
- a CDS encoding LysR family transcriptional regulator → MDIKQLIYLCNLEKERHFGRAAEASFVSQPTLSMRLKNLERELDLSLINRGNNFVGFTAEGERILAWAREIVAVYQGLKLEVVALKRGVSGVLRIGTVPQSSIALSCMLAAVNEIYPQLDFQISLFSADQLLEALSAHSVDVGIGFFELSTLQEWHFQVAPLTEQGVDLLFHPQHFPQVAGNTTLTLNDLAELPLCLAEPSRYFRRYLDDHFREMGYSLWVKVESTSILQLMQSVFVGLGCGIVPRGSLIPEMTPALRVRPIALPPMRRLAAIVVAQSGRATPLAQNFFDAARDWLTRTDKPQS, encoded by the coding sequence ATGGACATCAAACAGCTCATTTACCTCTGCAATTTGGAAAAAGAACGTCACTTCGGCCGTGCTGCCGAGGCAAGCTTTGTCAGTCAGCCGACGCTCTCAATGCGGTTAAAGAATCTGGAACGGGAACTGGATCTGTCGCTGATCAATCGGGGAAATAACTTTGTGGGATTTACTGCCGAAGGCGAACGCATCCTGGCCTGGGCACGGGAGATCGTTGCCGTCTATCAGGGACTAAAACTGGAAGTCGTCGCGCTGAAGCGCGGCGTGAGCGGCGTATTGCGCATTGGGACGGTTCCTCAAAGCAGTATTGCGCTGTCCTGCATGTTGGCGGCGGTGAATGAAATTTATCCGCAACTGGATTTCCAGATATCCCTATTCAGCGCCGATCAACTGTTGGAAGCATTGAGTGCTCACTCTGTGGATGTCGGTATCGGTTTTTTTGAACTCTCGACATTGCAGGAGTGGCATTTCCAGGTCGCGCCGCTGACGGAGCAGGGCGTTGACCTGTTATTCCACCCACAGCATTTCCCGCAGGTGGCAGGGAACACTACGCTGACACTGAACGATCTGGCCGAACTGCCGTTGTGTCTGGCGGAGCCGAGCCGCTATTTCCGCCGCTATCTGGATGACCATTTCCGCGAAATGGGGTATTCGCTGTGGGTCAAGGTGGAAAGCACGTCGATTTTGCAGTTGATGCAAAGCGTTTTCGTCGGGCTGGGCTGCGGCATTGTACCGCGCGGCAGTCTGATACCCGAGATGACACCGGCCCTGCGTGTGAGGCCGATCGCCTTACCGCCCATGCGAAGGCTTGCCGCCATTGTCGTGGCCCAGTCGGGGCGGGCGACGCCGCTGGCGCAGAACTTCTTTGACGCGGCGCGCGACTGGTTAACCCGAACTGATAAGCCTCAATCATAG
- a CDS encoding LacI family DNA-binding transcriptional regulator: MKRNLKIREIAAQTGFSISTVSRVLSGKSNTSDAAKSHILACARQNGVLNDLATGRLLLNSMTVFAPPRAFDVRSDIFYHKVIQSIIDALAPHDVHLRYCGLDENNSDVPLFLEKMNDPETEAAILIGIDDPYIHALAADIGKPCILINCLDRKMKLPGVAPAHQLIGELSANYLFEQGHRDILTLLCLRRYTMELRLAGICDAYQHHNLPFSDRYHLLTLQSFSTAEAEQRLKAFLADCPAAQKPTAILAGGDFIAVGAVNALNQAGLRVPQDMSVMSMDGFNLAAIHDIPLTSVHVPREGLGEEAVRLLQYQLMRPDAPIGNLLLNGKLVIRDSIRRLRPSKTHSPVQDDHLYD, translated from the coding sequence ATGAAAAGAAACCTGAAAATACGTGAAATCGCGGCGCAAACGGGGTTCTCAATCAGTACGGTATCACGCGTTTTGTCGGGCAAATCCAATACCAGCGACGCGGCGAAATCCCACATTCTCGCGTGTGCCCGTCAAAACGGCGTCTTGAACGATCTGGCGACCGGCCGCTTGCTGCTGAATAGCATGACCGTATTTGCTCCGCCGCGTGCATTTGACGTCCGGTCTGACATTTTTTACCACAAAGTGATACAAAGCATTATTGACGCCCTGGCGCCTCATGACGTGCACCTGCGCTACTGCGGACTGGATGAAAACAACAGCGACGTGCCGTTGTTTCTGGAGAAAATGAACGATCCCGAAACAGAGGCCGCGATATTAATCGGTATCGACGATCCGTATATTCATGCGTTGGCCGCCGATATCGGCAAACCTTGTATTCTAATTAATTGTCTCGACCGGAAAATGAAACTGCCGGGCGTTGCGCCGGCTCATCAGTTGATTGGGGAACTTTCGGCGAACTATCTGTTCGAGCAGGGACACCGCGATATTCTGACGCTACTCTGTTTGCGCCGCTATACCATGGAGTTACGTTTAGCCGGCATTTGTGACGCGTATCAGCACCATAATTTGCCTTTCTCCGATCGATACCATCTACTGACGCTGCAAAGTTTCAGCACCGCCGAAGCCGAACAGCGGTTGAAAGCGTTTCTGGCCGATTGTCCGGCTGCGCAAAAACCAACGGCTATTCTTGCGGGAGGCGACTTTATTGCGGTCGGCGCGGTCAACGCGCTGAATCAGGCTGGCTTACGCGTTCCACAGGATATGTCGGTCATGAGCATGGATGGCTTCAATCTGGCCGCCATTCATGATATTCCGCTGACCTCGGTACATGTCCCCCGTGAAGGCCTGGGAGAAGAAGCCGTGCGGCTTCTGCAATACCAACTGATGCGCCCGGACGCGCCCATTGGCAACCTGTTGCTGAACGGTAAACTGGTTATCCGCGACTCCATCCGGCGTCTTCGCCCCAGTAAAACCCACTCGCCGGTGCAGGACGACCATCTCTATGATTGA
- a CDS encoding MFS transporter has product MSLDINQSPVAVKGKRKFKHLRWWMLALFLLGVTVNYITRNSLGILAPELKTSLGITTEQYSWIVGAFQLAYTIFQPLCGWLIDVIGLKVGFLICAIIWALMCMLHAGAGSWLHLAIVRFFMGASEAAATPANAKTLGEWFPKKERPVAAGWAGVGFSIGAMLAPPIVVIAHVNFGWQGAFMFTGGLAMIWVVLWWLFYHEPENHPNLSHDELAFIRQDNELPPVKLPFLTALKTVSKNKRFYGIAIPAFMAEPAWAVLSFWVPLYLANERGMDLKQIAMFAWLPFLAADLGSVASGYLTRIYVRLFGCTRVNSIVASSVTGAFLMLSLALVTLAQEPWMAILLISVGGFGHQVISCMLSALVVESFDKGQMATVNGMRGSFAWIASFLFSLLIGVTADNIGFNPLFVAMGFFDLIGAVFLIMFIAERRQKARQI; this is encoded by the coding sequence ATGAGTCTTGATATTAATCAGTCACCGGTTGCGGTAAAGGGAAAACGAAAATTCAAACATCTTCGCTGGTGGATGTTGGCGCTGTTTTTACTCGGCGTGACGGTCAACTACATCACCCGTAACTCACTCGGCATACTGGCCCCGGAACTGAAAACCAGTCTGGGTATCACCACGGAACAGTACTCGTGGATTGTCGGCGCTTTTCAACTGGCCTACACCATTTTTCAGCCGTTGTGTGGCTGGTTGATTGACGTCATTGGCCTGAAGGTCGGTTTCCTTATCTGCGCGATCATCTGGGCGTTGATGTGTATGCTGCATGCGGGCGCTGGAAGCTGGCTGCATTTGGCGATAGTGCGCTTTTTCATGGGGGCATCCGAGGCGGCGGCGACGCCGGCTAACGCGAAAACGTTGGGGGAGTGGTTTCCCAAGAAAGAGCGCCCGGTCGCGGCAGGCTGGGCGGGGGTCGGTTTTTCCATCGGCGCGATGCTGGCGCCGCCGATTGTCGTCATCGCCCATGTCAATTTTGGCTGGCAGGGTGCCTTCATGTTTACCGGCGGGTTGGCGATGATCTGGGTGGTGCTGTGGTGGTTGTTTTACCATGAGCCAGAAAATCACCCCAATCTGAGCCATGACGAACTGGCGTTTATCCGTCAGGACAATGAACTGCCGCCAGTTAAACTGCCGTTTTTAACCGCGTTGAAAACGGTATCAAAAAACAAACGCTTTTACGGTATCGCTATTCCCGCATTCATGGCCGAGCCCGCCTGGGCGGTGCTGAGCTTCTGGGTGCCGCTCTATCTGGCCAACGAGCGCGGCATGGATTTGAAACAGATTGCCATGTTTGCCTGGCTGCCTTTTCTGGCCGCCGATCTGGGCAGCGTGGCGAGCGGTTACCTGACCCGCATATATGTCCGTCTGTTTGGCTGCACGCGCGTCAATTCGATTGTCGCCAGTTCGGTTACCGGCGCCTTCCTTATGCTGTCGCTGGCATTGGTTACCCTCGCCCAGGAGCCGTGGATGGCGATTCTGCTTATTTCGGTCGGCGGGTTCGGTCATCAGGTCATTTCCTGCATGCTCAGCGCGCTGGTGGTGGAGTCATTCGATAAAGGGCAAATGGCGACGGTGAACGGTATGCGCGGTTCCTTCGCCTGGATCGCCAGCTTCCTGTTTTCGCTGTTGATCGGGGTGACGGCGGACAACATTGGTTTTAATCCGCTCTTTGTCGCTATGGGCTTTTTTGACCTGATTGGCGCGGTGTTCCTGATTATGTTCATTGCCGAGCGCCGCCAGAAAGCCCGCCAGATTTAA